The following are encoded together in the Psychrilyobacter piezotolerans genome:
- the nrdG gene encoding anaerobic ribonucleoside-triphosphate reductase activating protein, with amino-acid sequence MKIIKIFKETISDGFGFRYSIYFSGCTHYCEGCHNHETWKGDIGRVLDEEYMDEIAREINGNSMLDGITLSGGDPFFNPEELLKFLGEIKARTHKNIWSYTGYTFENLLTDPVMRECLDYIDVLVDGKFQKTDYHPELHFRGSSNQRIIDVKESLKNDKIITLEF; translated from the coding sequence TTGAAAATAATAAAGATATTTAAAGAAACAATCTCCGACGGGTTCGGATTCAGATACTCCATCTACTTCTCAGGGTGCACCCACTACTGTGAAGGCTGTCACAACCACGAGACATGGAAGGGCGACATAGGCAGGGTCTTAGACGAGGAATACATGGATGAAATAGCAAGGGAGATAAACGGCAACTCCATGTTGGACGGGATCACTTTGTCTGGAGGAGATCCATTTTTTAACCCGGAGGAACTTTTAAAGTTTCTAGGAGAGATAAAGGCCAGAACCCATAAAAACATATGGTCCTATACGGGTTATACCTTTGAAAATCTATTGACAGATCCTGTTATGAGGGAGTGTCTGGACTATATAGATGTACTGGTGGATGGTAAATTTCAAAAAACCGACTATCATCCGGAACTGCATTTTAGAGGGAGCAGCAACCAGAGAATAATCGATGTTAAGGAAAGCTTAAAGAATGATAAAATAATAACTTTAGAATTTTAG
- the dinB gene encoding DNA polymerase IV → MKNSKKVILHYDMDAFYASIEIRDNPSLAGKPVIVGTSVITTCNYEARKYGLHSAMSVTKARMLCPYGIYLKVDKEKYSRVSKQIKNLVLRLTNKVEFIALDEGFVDITDIIKNYPSYEVFALKFQRGILKNTGLTCSIGIGYNKLSAKLASDAKKPGGTTFIRDLDEFADFMWDKGIKLIPGVGKKTQEILGRKNLVRVSDVLKMSLQELRSILGYNRGEMIYEYSRGIDNRKVSVESKTHSISNERTYSAPLEDREFIWSEFLSLLEKTHKRLKYQKFHTKTLTLKVRYLDRKTITRSKSINISTQNIEILKRLLAELLEEINLEDKIKLLGINLGNLSENKEYQLSFKDVEGIKKERKIQELKDKINNLKNLKD, encoded by the coding sequence ATGAAAAATAGCAAAAAAGTTATCCTTCACTACGATATGGACGCATTTTATGCATCTATAGAGATCAGGGATAACCCCAGTCTTGCCGGTAAACCTGTAATTGTAGGGACCAGTGTCATAACTACCTGTAACTATGAAGCCAGAAAATATGGGCTGCACTCTGCAATGAGTGTCACCAAGGCCAGGATGCTCTGTCCCTATGGGATATACCTAAAAGTTGATAAGGAAAAGTATAGCAGAGTTTCTAAACAGATAAAAAATTTGGTCTTAAGACTGACCAATAAGGTAGAATTTATAGCTTTGGATGAAGGGTTTGTAGATATTACAGATATTATAAAAAATTATCCATCCTATGAAGTGTTTGCCCTGAAATTTCAACGGGGTATATTAAAAAATACAGGATTAACCTGTTCTATTGGAATAGGGTATAACAAACTCAGTGCAAAATTAGCCAGTGATGCTAAAAAACCCGGAGGAACGACATTTATCAGGGATCTGGATGAGTTCGCCGATTTCATGTGGGATAAGGGGATAAAACTCATACCGGGGGTAGGAAAGAAAACCCAGGAGATTTTGGGCCGGAAAAATCTTGTAAGGGTATCCGATGTTTTAAAGATGTCACTGCAGGAGCTGAGGAGTATATTGGGATACAACAGAGGTGAGATGATCTATGAGTATTCCAGGGGGATTGATAACAGGAAGGTGTCTGTAGAATCAAAGACACACTCTATCAGCAATGAGAGAACTTATTCGGCTCCTTTGGAAGACAGGGAATTTATATGGTCTGAATTTTTAAGTCTCTTGGAGAAAACTCATAAAAGGCTGAAATATCAGAAATTTCATACAAAAACTCTAACTTTAAAAGTGAGGTATCTGGACAGGAAAACTATAACCAGGTCTAAAAGTATCAATATATCCACTCAAAATATAGAAATTCTAAAAAGATTATTGGCTGAACTCCTGGAAGAGATCAATTTAGAGGATAAGATTAAATTATTGGGGATAAATCTGGGTAATTTGAGTGAAAATAAGGAATACCAGCTGTCTTTCAAGGATGTAGAGGGGATAAAAAAGGAAAGAAAAATACAAGAATTAAAAGATAAAATTAATAATTTAAAGAATTTAAAGGATTAA
- a CDS encoding KAP family P-loop NTPase fold protein: MSFLEKTDDVKISDKNPFLNCKLKRKPIADNLTKIIEGTNCKKGFVFGIDSPWGTGKTTFIKMWEKQLRLEKSEDIFTIYFNAWENDFHGDVLLALIGELDKHLDEIKNVNKKDLVKVTKSIIGDLAVNLVKSKTLGILDLKKLYNELEATEKRELFNQYQKYKEIKENIQKDLVKIKEKLNVKKVIFFIDELDRCRPDYAIETLEKIKHLFEVEGYIFVLSLDKEQLSHSVSTIYGNGMDSEGYLRRFIDLDYSLPNLSKDNYINYLMEKHHLDENIENTKYFWEVISNFSKMEEISLRDLEKLFYKIKLILPLTSFYDSINDSSDAIEIVLGSMYAYFICLNQKYNDVYNILMSSRPNIFGTILNGGLVSQGISDEEKKIMVDNYNKNLNWVEIKDENFQEKIEEILIKINERLSKKTTSSIRSYENDSIISKIFEENRFIIKDHIEFIGNFKLQ, from the coding sequence ATGAGTTTCTTAGAAAAAACTGATGATGTAAAAATAAGTGATAAAAATCCATTTTTAAACTGTAAACTTAAAAGAAAACCTATAGCAGATAATTTGACTAAAATAATTGAAGGAACTAATTGTAAAAAGGGATTTGTTTTTGGAATAGACTCGCCATGGGGTACTGGAAAGACTACTTTTATTAAGATGTGGGAAAAACAGCTTAGGTTAGAAAAATCGGAAGATATTTTTACAATTTATTTTAATGCCTGGGAGAATGATTTTCACGGAGATGTACTTCTTGCTTTAATTGGTGAACTTGATAAACATCTTGATGAGATAAAAAATGTCAATAAAAAAGATTTAGTTAAAGTCACTAAAAGTATTATTGGAGATTTAGCTGTAAATTTAGTGAAATCAAAAACATTAGGGATATTGGATTTGAAAAAACTTTATAATGAGTTGGAAGCGACGGAGAAAAGAGAGCTATTTAATCAATACCAAAAATACAAAGAAATAAAAGAAAATATACAGAAAGATTTAGTTAAAATTAAAGAAAAATTAAACGTAAAAAAAGTTATATTTTTTATAGATGAATTGGACAGATGCAGACCTGATTATGCTATTGAAACTCTTGAGAAAATAAAACATTTATTTGAAGTAGAGGGATATATCTTTGTTTTATCTTTAGATAAAGAACAGCTATCTCATTCTGTATCCACAATTTATGGGAATGGCATGGATTCAGAGGGATATTTGAGGAGATTTATAGATTTAGATTATTCACTACCTAATCTAAGTAAAGATAATTATATCAATTATTTAATGGAGAAACATCATTTAGACGAGAATATTGAAAATACTAAATATTTTTGGGAAGTTATCAGTAATTTTTCAAAAATGGAAGAGATAAGCTTAAGAGATTTAGAAAAATTATTTTATAAAATTAAATTAATATTACCTTTAACTTCTTTTTATGACTCTATTAATGATTCGTCTGATGCTATTGAGATTGTATTAGGTTCAATGTATGCATACTTTATTTGTTTGAATCAAAAATATAATGATGTCTATAATATTTTAATGTCAAGTAGACCAAATATATTTGGGACTATTTTGAACGGTGGTTTAGTTAGTCAAGGTATAAGTGATGAAGAAAAGAAAATTATGGTTGATAATTATAATAAGAATTTAAATTGGGTTGAAATAAAAGACGAAAATTTTCAAGAAAAAATCGAAGAAATATTAATAAAAATAAATGAAAGACTTTCTAAAAAAACTACATCCTCAATAAGGAGTTATGAAAATGATTCTATAATATCTAAAATTTTTGAAGAAAATCGATTTATCATTAAAGATCATATTGAATTTATAGGTAATTTTAAATTGCAGTAA